DNA sequence from the Schistocerca americana isolate TAMUIC-IGC-003095 chromosome 2, iqSchAmer2.1, whole genome shotgun sequence genome:
TGTACTGGACATTTCTAATGGTTTGATCTTAACTACCTCTCAAAGTGTGCAGTACTTATTCTTTTATCCGATATATTGTGGTCAGTAGTGGGCATGTGACACTTCCTCATCGTACCCTTGACATTATCTTTCCCAGTatccattttgttccgttaagagcaacatgttgagttATATCAGCAATTAGGTAGCGAAAACAGTCTCGTGTTGTGGTACAAAACATCTTTTAACATTCTACACAAATATCACAAATATGCAGTAATCTCCTGCTACAGCTTTCCTAATaacgggtagagcacttgcccgcgaaaggcaaaggtcccgagctcgagtctcggtccggcacacagttttaatctgccaggaagtttcatatcagcgcacactccgctgcagagtgagaatctcattctggaaacagttacATTGGATTTCATGTACAACTTACAGTCTACCAAACGACAGAGTACCACTACCATTCAGAGGAGACACATTAGCAAGTGACAGAGTTGTGGCACTAGTCATATGAATTGCACGTTATCTCCGGATTGTCAAGCTACCACATCACTTTACCAGACAATAGTAGCAGAGTGCTAGATGGTAAAGTTGCACCAGCAGCCAGTAGAAAAAGTTGCAATCTGTAATAatgttcattgttttctacagcacTGGTCGCAGTTGCGGCGGTATACGGACGACCAGAAGAGTCGACCACTGCCGCCATCCCGGGTGAGGAACAGCCGTCCGCCACCATCCCGTCTGTGAGAACATTGGTGGCGGCGTCGTACGCGGAAGAAGACGACGATACCATTTGTGTCCAGGCAGACAACAAGTTCTACTTGTATGCCAATTCACTGAAGTTGTATTCTTGCTATAACCTACTACCGAAGGGTAAGTTACTTTCCATAGCACGATTTTGTATCCATTGTTGACAAGATAACCACAAACTGTTGACTATAAAATTTTTGAAGGGTTTCAAAGTGAATGTGAGAATATGAGTAAAATCAAACCATCAAGGGAAAGTGTTTATCCTTACGTTACACTTTAACGGCAAATTGTTACCTCTCTGTGAACAATGCAAGCAAGATACGGCACTTTACGAAATTGCAACTCATTGAGATTCTTCACCAAAACTATTCAGAGGAATTTCCTGCACATATTTAATCCTTTCTTTCCAGTTATTTGTTAGACTCTTAAATGTGTTGCATTTTTTATCTTTCTACGATGCAGAATCTGAGTTTTATTATCTGAATTATGTTGTATAACGCGACATGAAGTTCTCCATGTGCTTTGGTTTCAACATTTAGCGAAGAGATATTTTAATAGGCAACAGATATTCGTGCTGTGGGGTTTATTTTGACAGTAACTGTGTTGCCTGTTTGGTACATAGAGGTCTTTTACAAACTCACTGTTATGGCACCATAAGAGAGCGAAAAATGAAATAGTTGATGACTTATCATTGTGTTATCAGTAGTAAATGTAAAATAGTATATATTTCTATTCATAGTTTCTAACTCTATTAAAATATATTCCTTCTATTTATTGTAGTTTATGTGGTGAAACCAAAGAGTCTGTGTAAACCAGTACTGTCAGACTGTCCCAAGAACTAGGAGTATTGCAAGTGTGTCGGCTCATCCTGGAAGAGCTGACTCGTCTGGGATTGAGTGAAGACGAGATGGCTGTGCTGTTGACTGAAGACATCAACAATTTTCACGGAAAGAAGTAAATTTCAAGAGTGCAGAACTTACCTCTTTCA
Encoded proteins:
- the LOC124596508 gene encoding uncharacterized protein LOC124596508; translated protein: MKAALFFVAALVAVAAVYGRPEESTTAAIPGEEQPSATIPSVRTLVAASYAEEDDDTICVQADNKFYLYANSLKLYSCYNLLPKVYVVKPKSLCKPVLSDCPKN